A portion of the Gigantopelta aegis isolate Gae_Host chromosome 10, Gae_host_genome, whole genome shotgun sequence genome contains these proteins:
- the LOC121384355 gene encoding 2'-5'-oligoadenylate synthase 1A-like — MSLRVVTPQRLMFVLVLVISLHVCESKRQSKHKENGSFLPDINLWETLNKYITRVIKPDTLFLESGKRTIDKVVKYLHQKLHPALQSCLKDVLPPGELKKVNINKIVKGGSLGKSTAVKNKSDIDLVIFLNGIETVSKLRDVMPNILECLEGLLDTLVNDGQQPWARRFRHLYKSKFAVPIELETMNDLDEKDTREIDLLPAVDIIKSVGSIKKIYEEMDSVDDNLRRYFSASLSPLQLKFVQEATASAKVKDLIQFMKHWAKVNDVPVRSYFLELVVIHVQREHPERDFDIDERCKDVFRVLARCDGLKIVFNNNYDVTLYRNAKTNEVPHVLCPSNPYMNTAPNVHNAKIVSRLAKEALDYLDSTN, encoded by the exons ATGAGTCTCAGGGTCGTAACACCACAGCGTCTCATGTTTGTGCTAG TTTTAGTAATTTCCTTGCACGTCTGTGAATCTAAGCGTCAAAGCAAGCATAAG GAAAATGGTAGCTTTTTACCTGATATTAACCTGTGGGAGACCCTGAATAAATACATAACCCGGGTGATAAAGCCAGACACTCTTTTCCTCGAGTCAGGCAAGAGGACCATTGACAAAGTTGTCAAGTACTTGCACCAGAAGTTGCATCCTGCCCTCCAGAGTTGCCTGAAAGACGTTCTCCCACCCGGAGAGCTTAAGAAAGTCAACATCAACAAGATAGTCAAG GGCGGATCTCTGGGTAAATCGACTGCTGTGAAGAACAAGTCGGATATCGATTTAGTCATATTCCTCAATGGTATTGAGACAGTGAGCAAGTTGCGAGATGTGATGCCCAACATCCTCGAATGTCTGGAGGGTCTGCTGGACACCCTGGTGAACGATGGACAACAGCCCTGGGCTAGAAGATTCAGACACCTGTACAAGTCAAAATTTGCGGTGCCAATTGAACTGGAGACCATGAACGACCTCGATGAGAAGGACACGAGAGAGATCGACCTGTTACCTGCTGTGGACATCATCAAGTCAG TTGGTTCAATCAAGAAAATTTACGAAGAAATGGACTCTGTTGACGATAACCTGCGGCGATATTTCTCAGCCAGTTTGTCTCCACTTCAGCTCAAGTTTGTCCAGGAGGCCACGGCCTCGGCTAAAGTGAAAGATCTCATTCAGTTTATGAAACACTGGGCCAAG GTTAACGATGTTCCGGTTCGATCGTATTTCCTCGAGCTGGTGGTCATCCACGTCCAGCGGGAACACCCAGAACGTGACTTCGACATCGACGAGCGATGCAAAGACGTCTTCCGGGTGCTCGCCAGATGTGACGGTTTGAAAATAGTGTTCAACAACAACTACGACGTCACCTTGTATCGTAATGCGAAAACAAA tgAAGTGCCACATGTTCTGTGTCCATCGAATCCATATATGAACACAGCTCCGAACGTCCATAACGCTAAAATCGTATCCAGATTGGCAAAAGAAGCTCTCGATTACTTGGACTCTACAAACTAA